DNA from Cyanobacteria bacterium FACHB-DQ100:
TGCCGTGACTCAGCCACGGCAAAGGAATTCCAGTCACAGGCGACAGATTAATCGTCATGCCAATATTGACTGCCATCTGAAACAGAATCATCGAAAATACACCCACTGTGATCAGTGCGCCAAACTCATCTTTGGCGTTTTGGGCAATAATCAGCAATCGGTAGCAAATCAGCAAATAAGCGGCAAGCACAAAGATTGCGCCGATAAATCCTAATTCTTCACCAACCGCAGTAAAAATAAAGTCTGTATTCTGCTCAGGAATAAAGTCGAGCTGTGTCTGAGTGCCCCGAAATAATCCGCGTCCTGTGAGTTCTCCCGCCCCGATCGCAATCCGCGATTGAATCAAGTGATACCCCGCTCCCAGCGGATCTTGGTCAGGGTCAATAAACATCAGAATTCGCGCCTTCTGATAATCGTGCAGCACAAATTGCCACAGCACCTGTCCCAGTCCACCTGCAACTAAATTAATCACCACTGGAACCAGCGTTCCATAAGTGCGCCAAGGCAGCGTTCTCCAAGCGATCAGACCGATCGTCGCAATCCACAACCCGATCGCCGAGATGCCGAACGCTCCTTTGCTGATTAGCGTGGTAAATAAAATCGCGGATACGACCGGAGACAGCAGCAGCAGCAACCAGCCGGGATTGGCATTGCCCCAATACAGCATCCCGATCGTAATTGCCCCAAACACTAGAGAAGTCCCTAAGTTCGGCTGCAAAAACACCAGTGCCCAAGGCAAAGCTGCAACCCCAAGAATCTTCATCATCATCGCGATCGTCGATGCCGATCGCTGGTGCAGCATTCCCGCTAGCACAACAATGATCCCAAGCTTGGCAAACTCTGACGGCTGAATTCCAAACCCGAAAAATCCGAGCCAACGCTGTGCTCCCTTTGCCTCTAGCCCCATGACCATCACGAGCAGCAGCGAGGCATTGGTCACACCATAAATCCACCACTTCCACCGCAGCAGGACATCGTAGCGCATTCGCGCCAGCGCCAGAATCAGAAACGTTCCTAGCCCACCGATGCAGAGGTGATAGATCCAGTCTTCGCGCTCAGTGTGCGTCAGTTGAACGCTAAACAGCATCACGCTACCCAAGAGCGTCAGCGCGAGGACTGCTCCGAACAAGTACCAGTCCATTCCTTGCCAGGGTTGGAGCCATGGTCTGAGGGGGGAAGGAGATCTTTTGCGAAACATAGATTTGAGAAAGGCGTTAAGCGAGGGCTGCCACGGATACTTTAGCAGCAATTTGCTGAGCAATCCGAGTTAGCGCTTTTGCCGAGGCAGAATCGGGTTCACCCACGACGATCGGCACTCCTCGATCGCCCCCCTGACGCAACGGAATTTCGAGCGGTACACAGCCCAAGAGCGGCACGTTTAATTCTGCTGCGGTTTTTTCGCCACCTGCTGATCCGAAAATGTCGTACTGACGATCGGGCATATCCGGTGGAATAAAGTAGCTCATGTTCTCAACAATTCCTAACACTGGCACGTTTAGCTGCTGGAACATCTTTAAGCCGCGTCGAGAATCAAGCAATGCGACCGATTGAGGCGTGGTGACGATGACTGCTCCTGCCATCGGAACGGCTTGTGCCAGCGTCAATTGGGCATCTCCGGTACCGGGAGGCATATCGACGATGAGATAATCCAAGTCACCCCATTGCACCTGATAGAGAAATTGGCGAATCACACCGTTCAGCATCGGGCCTCGCCAGATCACAGGCTGGTCTTTGTCGATTAGAAATCCCATTGAGACAAGCTTAACGCCGTGATTGAAAGCAGGTTCTAGGATCTCGCCTTGAGCCGTTTGGCGCACCGCAACGCCTGATCCTTCCAGACCCAACATCATTGGAGCATTGGGTCCGTAGATGTCAGCATCGATCAACCCCACTTTTGCGCCGGCTTGGGCGAGTGCCACTGCCACATTCACAGCGATCGAGCTTTTACCAACTCCCCCTTTACCGCTCGAAATCGCAATGATGTTTTTCACGCCATCAATTCCAGTCCGATCGGGCAATCCTTTCTGCTGCGGCGTTTCTGCCGTGACTTCCACCTCCACCGATTCCACGCCAGGGAGGGTCTTGACGGCGCGTTCACAGTCTTCGACGATGAACTGGCGCAATGGGCAAGCAGGAGTCGTTAGAACCAGGGTGAAGCGCACCTTGCCGCCGGAAATCGACACATTCCGAATCATGTTTAGTGCAACCAAACTTTTTTGCAGTTCGGGATCTTGAACAGGCTTAAGGACTTCTAAAACAGATTCTGCACAGAGGGTATCTAACATAGAGGGTAGAGAGCGATCGCTTGGGTTATCCGTTTGATCTTACCGCTCGGAGACGATCGCTTGTTAGAAATCGAAACAGCTAGCTTGAGTGGATTTGGAGTCGATCGGCTGTTCGGCTGCATGTGCGAGATCCTCTGCCACTCGCGCCGCGTAAGGCTTGATGATCGACCAGATTAACGGCGACAACCAGCCTTGCAGCGTTACCGAATAAGCGATACTGGTTCCCGAAACCATCGATTTCACTTCATATCGAATTCGTTCTTCGATGCCTGGAATCGCCATAATTCTGATGCTGAGCAACTCTCTCGGCTCAACTCGCTCCACAAAAATCCGAATTGGAAAGGGGCCAAGGCGCGTCACTGCTTCGTAAATCAATCCTGGTTTTGCCACCTGTCCACGCGGCACATTCGTTTTGGAGATTAACGGATGCCAAGAGACATCTGCCAAATCAATCACTTTCTTCCACAAATCATCTACAGAGGCTGAACTAATCGCTTGATAGGTTCGAGCCAGAGTGGATTGCACCCGTCGCCGCCTGCGATTAACCAATCTCCAAGGAAAGTTCAGCATCAATACGTCTCCTAAGTAAGGGAATCGGTTTGACCCGCACCCTGAATCCGGGGTGTTCGATCTTAGCTAGATTTGTGCTGCAATTGTCATCTTTCTTGAGACGGCTAACCAGATTACACCAGTCGTAACAGCACGTTATAAACATTTACGATCGTGCTTTTCCGCTCAGGATGCACCATCCTGGGCTTGACAGCCGAGCAAGTCACCTTCTAGCTGCCGTTTCGCGATAGTCTAAATGAACCGACTGGTTTCAGCAATTCTAATGCTTGAAGCTAGTCGGAAACTTTAAACTCCTCCACTGCATAGTAAGAAGACTCGTTCCAGGAATCGACGTTTATGACTGCCTTCTTTACCTCTAACCCCACCGAAACGACACAACCGCTTCCTCCCAGTGATTCTAGAGAGCGGGTCAGCCAATGGTTAAAATCTTTTCAAGATCAAGTTTGTGAAGGACTAGAAGCCGCAGACGGAGCATCGCAGTTTCGCGAAGATAGCTGGACAAGAGAAGAAGGCGGCGGCGGTCGATCGCGGGTGATTCGCGAAGGTCGAGTGTTTGAGCAAGGCGGTGTGAATTTCTCAGAAGTCTGGGGCAAGGATTTGCCACCTTCGATTTTGGTGCAGCGACCGGAAGCAGCAGGTCATAGTTTCTATGCGACTGGAACTTCGATGGTGCTGCATCCCCGCAACCCTTACATCCCAACGGTGCATTTAAACTACCGCTACTTTGAAGCAGGCCCTGTCTGGTGGTTTGGCGGTGGAATCGATTTAACGCCGTATTACCCGTTTGAAGAAGATGTGATTCATTTCCATCAAACCTTGAAGGAAGCGTGCGATCGTCATCATCCCGAATACTATCCCACGTTCAAACTTTGGTGCGACGAGTATTTCTATCTCAAGCACCGTAAAGAAACTCGTGGGGTGGGCGGCATCTTCTTTGATTACCAGGATACTCGCGGCGATTTGTATCCCATCTCTTATCCCGGATCTCAGAGTGATACCTCTGCGGCGCTGCGCAGTAAAGAAGTGGGAGCAGTACAAAATCGCACCTGGGAAGACTTATTTGCGTTTGTGCAATCCTGCGGTGATGCGTTCTTGCCTGCTTATCTGCCGATCGTGGAGCGTCGTCAAGATACTGAGTACGGCGATCGTCAGCGTCAGTTCCAGCTTTATCGGCGG
Protein-coding regions in this window:
- a CDS encoding SRPBCC family protein, with protein sequence MLNFPWRLVNRRRRRVQSTLARTYQAISSASVDDLWKKVIDLADVSWHPLISKTNVPRGQVAKPGLIYEAVTRLGPFPIRIFVERVEPRELLSIRIMAIPGIEERIRYEVKSMVSGTSIAYSVTLQGWLSPLIWSIIKPYAARVAEDLAHAAEQPIDSKSTQASCFDF
- the hemF gene encoding oxygen-dependent coproporphyrinogen oxidase, with protein sequence MTAFFTSNPTETTQPLPPSDSRERVSQWLKSFQDQVCEGLEAADGASQFREDSWTREEGGGGRSRVIREGRVFEQGGVNFSEVWGKDLPPSILVQRPEAAGHSFYATGTSMVLHPRNPYIPTVHLNYRYFEAGPVWWFGGGIDLTPYYPFEEDVIHFHQTLKEACDRHHPEYYPTFKLWCDEYFYLKHRKETRGVGGIFFDYQDTRGDLYPISYPGSQSDTSAALRSKEVGAVQNRTWEDLFAFVQSCGDAFLPAYLPIVERRQDTEYGDRQRQFQLYRRGRYVEFNLVYDRGTIFGLQTNGRTESILMSLPPLVRWEYGYEPETGSPEARLYEIFLKPQDWINWSTNGAH
- the rodA gene encoding rod shape-determining protein RodA; this translates as MFRKRSPSPLRPWLQPWQGMDWYLFGAVLALTLLGSVMLFSVQLTHTEREDWIYHLCIGGLGTFLILALARMRYDVLLRWKWWIYGVTNASLLLVMVMGLEAKGAQRWLGFFGFGIQPSEFAKLGIIVVLAGMLHQRSASTIAMMMKILGVAALPWALVFLQPNLGTSLVFGAITIGMLYWGNANPGWLLLLLSPVVSAILFTTLISKGAFGISAIGLWIATIGLIAWRTLPWRTYGTLVPVVINLVAGGLGQVLWQFVLHDYQKARILMFIDPDQDPLGAGYHLIQSRIAIGAGELTGRGLFRGTQTQLDFIPEQNTDFIFTAVGEELGFIGAIFVLAAYLLICYRLLIIAQNAKDEFGALITVGVFSMILFQMAVNIGMTINLSPVTGIPLPWLSHGNAALLMNFIAIGLVQSVANARQKPKF
- a CDS encoding Mrp/NBP35 family ATP-binding protein, which gives rise to MLDTLCAESVLEVLKPVQDPELQKSLVALNMIRNVSISGGKVRFTLVLTTPACPLRQFIVEDCERAVKTLPGVESVEVEVTAETPQQKGLPDRTGIDGVKNIIAISSGKGGVGKSSIAVNVAVALAQAGAKVGLIDADIYGPNAPMMLGLEGSGVAVRQTAQGEILEPAFNHGVKLVSMGFLIDKDQPVIWRGPMLNGVIRQFLYQVQWGDLDYLIVDMPPGTGDAQLTLAQAVPMAGAVIVTTPQSVALLDSRRGLKMFQQLNVPVLGIVENMSYFIPPDMPDRQYDIFGSAGGEKTAAELNVPLLGCVPLEIPLRQGGDRGVPIVVGEPDSASAKALTRIAQQIAAKVSVAALA